From the Paludibacterium paludis genome, one window contains:
- the ugpA gene encoding sn-glycerol-3-phosphate ABC transporter permease UgpA, translating into MQHRFHFSGKWPGILLMAPQLAITVVFFVWPAAQALWESTRMQDPFGLSATFVGLENFQRLVRDPLYLGTIHTTLLFSVLVTALGMSFALILAAMANQIRRFRPLYQTVLILPYAIAPSLAAVLWLFLFNPGIGWIAYLFGLVGYDWNHALNGGQALALVVLASAWKQVSYNFLFFYAALQAIPASLIEAAAIDGAGPIRRFRDLVFPLLSPTTFFLLVVNLVYAFFDTFAVVDAATGGGPGKSTETLILKVYAEGFKGLDLGGSAAQSVILMAIVGVLTIVQFRYVERKVQY; encoded by the coding sequence ATGCAGCACAGATTCCATTTTTCCGGCAAATGGCCCGGTATCCTGCTGATGGCTCCCCAGTTGGCCATCACGGTGGTGTTTTTCGTGTGGCCGGCGGCCCAGGCGCTCTGGGAGTCGACCCGCATGCAGGATCCTTTCGGCCTGTCCGCCACGTTTGTCGGCCTCGAGAATTTCCAGCGGCTGGTCCGGGACCCCCTGTATTTGGGCACGATCCATACCACCTTGCTGTTCAGTGTACTGGTGACGGCGCTGGGCATGAGTTTCGCGCTGATTCTGGCCGCGATGGCCAATCAGATCCGGCGCTTCAGGCCGCTTTATCAGACCGTGCTGATCCTGCCCTACGCGATCGCGCCGTCGTTGGCCGCCGTGCTCTGGCTATTCCTGTTCAATCCCGGCATTGGCTGGATCGCGTACCTCTTCGGGCTGGTCGGCTATGACTGGAATCATGCCCTCAACGGCGGGCAGGCGCTGGCGCTGGTGGTGCTCGCGTCGGCCTGGAAGCAGGTCAGCTACAATTTCCTGTTTTTTTATGCGGCTTTGCAGGCCATTCCCGCTTCGCTGATCGAAGCCGCGGCGATCGATGGCGCCGGCCCCATCCGGCGTTTCCGCGATCTGGTGTTTCCATTGTTATCGCCGACCACGTTCTTCCTGCTGGTCGTCAACCTGGTCTATGCCTTCTTCGACACCTTCGCGGTGGTCGATGCCGCGACCGGCGGTGGACCGGGCAAGTCCACCGAGACCCTGATCCTCAAGGTCTACGCGGAAGGGTTCAAGGGGTTGGATCTTGGCGGGTCGGCCGCGCAGTCGGTGATCCTCATGGCCATTGTCGGGGTGTTGACCATCGTGCAGTTCCGCTACGTGGAAAGAAAGGTCCAGTACTGA
- a CDS encoding thioredoxin family protein, with protein sequence MKQTIRAAAWLAFSPLVLPVSPALAAAPEASSHVLPAGIDWRQGDVDAAFAQARASGKPLFLYWGAVWCPPCNQVKATIFNRQDFIDRTRQFIPVYLDGDSPGAQKLASRFKVRGYPTMILFRPDGTEITRLPGEVEGERYLRTLELGLAAARPVKALLASALNGDALSAGDWQLLADYSWDTDQTQIIADGQLAVTLQRLAAAVPGGESATARRLALKALVATASDDKAPAIDKDAARAGLRQVLADTKLTRDNFDVLANNATEVTTYLTGPGAPRLELIHDWNGALVRLQNDAGLSTTDRLTALYAEVELARLSDPKGAISPALQDKVRRQTAEADRRTTNGYERQSVVSMAAHVLSQSGQIAESDTLLLAELKRSHSAYYHMLSLAANARSRGDKAAAVDWYQKAWESSTGPATRLQWGVGYVSGAIDLAPSEEARIEKAATRVVAEAGKTQNAFYERSRRSLERLVGKLRTWNKDGSHRASVGRVQAELSGVCGKLPASDAQKPVCDALASSLNG encoded by the coding sequence ATGAAGCAAACCATCCGTGCCGCCGCCTGGCTGGCCTTCTCGCCACTGGTTCTGCCGGTATCCCCGGCGCTGGCCGCCGCGCCGGAAGCCTCCAGCCATGTCTTGCCCGCCGGCATCGATTGGCGTCAGGGGGATGTCGATGCCGCGTTCGCCCAGGCTCGAGCCTCGGGCAAGCCGCTGTTCCTCTATTGGGGCGCTGTGTGGTGCCCGCCCTGCAATCAGGTCAAGGCGACCATCTTCAATCGGCAGGACTTCATCGATCGCACCCGCCAGTTCATCCCCGTCTATCTGGACGGCGACAGTCCCGGCGCCCAGAAACTGGCCAGCCGTTTCAAGGTGCGTGGCTATCCGACCATGATCCTGTTCCGTCCGGACGGTACCGAGATCACCCGCCTGCCGGGCGAGGTGGAGGGAGAGCGTTATCTGCGCACGCTGGAGCTCGGATTGGCCGCCGCCCGTCCGGTCAAAGCCCTGCTGGCGTCGGCGCTCAACGGCGATGCGCTAAGTGCCGGTGACTGGCAGCTTTTGGCCGATTATTCCTGGGATACCGATCAGACGCAGATCATCGCGGACGGGCAGCTCGCCGTCACCCTGCAGCGGCTCGCGGCCGCCGTGCCGGGCGGCGAAAGCGCCACGGCGCGCCGCCTGGCCTTGAAGGCGCTGGTGGCCACGGCCTCCGACGACAAGGCGCCGGCGATCGACAAGGATGCGGCGCGCGCCGGCTTGCGCCAGGTGCTGGCCGACACGAAACTGACCCGCGACAACTTCGATGTGCTGGCCAACAACGCCACGGAAGTCACCACTTACCTGACCGGGCCGGGGGCGCCGCGCCTCGAGCTCATCCATGACTGGAACGGCGCGCTTGTCAGGCTGCAGAACGATGCCGGCTTGTCGACCACCGATCGCCTGACCGCGCTGTACGCCGAGGTCGAGCTGGCGCGGCTGAGTGATCCCAAGGGGGCGATTTCTCCGGCTCTGCAGGACAAGGTGCGGCGTCAGACGGCCGAAGCCGACCGGCGCACCACCAACGGCTACGAGCGTCAGTCGGTGGTCAGCATGGCCGCTCATGTGCTGAGCCAGTCCGGTCAGATCGCCGAATCCGACACCCTGCTGCTGGCCGAACTCAAGCGCTCCCACTCGGCGTATTACCACATGCTCTCCCTGGCGGCCAATGCGCGCTCGCGCGGTGACAAGGCCGCCGCGGTCGACTGGTACCAGAAAGCCTGGGAGAGTTCGACGGGACCGGCCACGCGCTTGCAGTGGGGGGTTGGCTATGTCAGCGGCGCGATCGATCTGGCTCCGTCCGAAGAGGCCCGGATCGAAAAGGCGGCCACCCGTGTGGTGGCCGAGGCCGGCAAGACGCAGAACGCCTTTTACGAGCGCAGCCGCCGTTCGCTGGAGCGGCTGGTCGGCAAACTGCGCACCTGGAACAAGGACGGCAGCCACCGCGCCTCGGTCGGGCGCGTTCAGGCGGAACTGTCCGGGGTGTGCGGCAAGCTGCCCGCTTCCGATGCGCAAAAGCCGGTCTGCGATGCGCTCGCCTCTTCATTGAACGGCTGA
- a CDS encoding beta-ketoacyl synthase chain length factor, with amino-acid sequence MHAIRFILEDWAAWPPASLPEDSAAPPLPHVPPLQRRRISALGKAALHVAFELDRIPVDNAPLIFTSRHGDLSRSITLLDQLTQGSDLSPTQFGLSVHNAIGALFSILNGDKGHYTAISAGEETAEHALCEASALLDDGAPAVRLIVYDAPMPAPYDHYENKSAIRNRPAARIARAVFCRTDRPLPSLHRTTPMGMAKALLNGFIMTGA; translated from the coding sequence ATGCATGCCATCCGTTTCATTCTCGAGGACTGGGCAGCCTGGCCCCCCGCGTCTCTTCCAGAGGATTCCGCCGCGCCTCCCCTGCCCCACGTTCCACCGTTGCAGAGAAGACGCATCAGCGCCTTGGGCAAAGCCGCGCTTCACGTGGCGTTCGAACTGGACCGGATCCCCGTTGACAATGCACCGCTGATTTTCACCTCCCGTCACGGCGACCTGTCCCGCTCCATCACCCTGCTTGACCAACTGACCCAGGGCTCCGATCTGTCTCCGACTCAATTCGGACTTTCCGTGCATAACGCGATCGGCGCGCTCTTCAGCATCCTCAATGGCGACAAGGGACATTACACCGCGATCTCCGCCGGGGAAGAAACGGCCGAACACGCCCTGTGCGAGGCGTCGGCCCTGCTTGACGATGGGGCGCCAGCGGTTCGGCTGATTGTCTATGATGCCCCGATGCCGGCTCCCTACGATCACTACGAAAACAAGTCCGCCATCCGGAACCGTCCTGCCGCGCGAATCGCTCGCGCCGTTTTTTGCCGGACAGACCGACCGCTGCCGTCATTGCACCGAACAACGCCAATGGGCATGGCAAAAGCATTATTAAATGGTTTCATCATGACTGGCGCCTGA
- a CDS encoding sn-glycerol-3-phosphate import ATP-binding protein UgpC, with protein sequence MATLSLHHVGKSYPGAARAALESIDVEVADGEFVVIVGPSGCGKSTLLRMVAGLEAISEGEIRVGGRRVNELEPKDRDIAMVFQNYALYPHMSVADNMGYALKIRGMPKREIAERVGRVAAILELEPLLARKPRELSGGQRQRVAMGRAIVREPAVFLFDEPLSNLDARLRGQMRQEIQALHRRLRTTSLYVTHDQVEAMTLADRVILLDKGRIEQIGTPEAIYDSPASMFVAGFIGSPPMNLLPARIGADGRSLVSGAGRIALPEGCAPLAGRDVVFGIRPEHLRPDDHPDALILEVTSVEKLGADNHVFGMAGGHALTLKVPHHVAPEPGSRLPVMPDVRRLHVFDPVSQRRIADVRTASDPALAVS encoded by the coding sequence ATGGCGACACTTTCTTTGCATCATGTTGGCAAATCCTATCCCGGCGCGGCGCGGGCGGCGCTCGAGTCGATCGATGTCGAGGTGGCGGACGGGGAGTTCGTGGTGATCGTCGGTCCGTCCGGATGCGGCAAATCGACCCTGCTGCGCATGGTCGCGGGGCTCGAGGCGATCAGCGAGGGCGAGATCCGCGTGGGCGGCCGCCGTGTCAACGAGCTGGAGCCAAAAGACCGCGATATCGCCATGGTGTTCCAGAACTACGCGCTGTATCCGCATATGAGCGTGGCGGACAATATGGGCTATGCCCTGAAAATCCGCGGCATGCCCAAACGCGAGATCGCCGAGCGGGTCGGCCGCGTGGCGGCGATTCTCGAACTGGAGCCGCTGCTGGCGCGCAAGCCGCGCGAACTGTCCGGCGGGCAACGCCAACGCGTGGCGATGGGGCGCGCCATCGTCCGCGAGCCGGCCGTATTCCTGTTCGACGAGCCGCTCTCCAATCTCGATGCCAGGCTGCGCGGCCAGATGCGCCAGGAAATCCAGGCTCTGCACCGCCGCCTGCGCACCACCAGCCTCTATGTGACGCACGATCAGGTCGAGGCCATGACGCTGGCCGATCGTGTCATCCTGCTCGACAAGGGCCGCATCGAGCAGATCGGCACCCCCGAGGCCATTTATGACAGCCCGGCGTCGATGTTCGTCGCGGGCTTTATCGGCTCTCCACCGATGAATCTCTTGCCGGCCAGGATCGGCGCGGATGGACGGTCGCTGGTGTCGGGCGCCGGACGCATCGCCTTGCCGGAAGGCTGTGCGCCGCTAGCCGGGCGCGATGTGGTGTTCGGTATCCGCCCCGAACATCTCCGGCCGGACGATCACCCCGATGCCCTGATCCTTGAGGTGACCAGCGTCGAGAAGCTCGGTGCCGACAACCATGTGTTCGGGATGGCGGGCGGGCACGCCCTGACTCTGAAAGTGCCCCATCATGTCGCCCCCGAGCCGGGAAGCCGCTTGCCGGTCATGCCGGATGTGCGCAGACTGCATGTGTTCGATCCCGTCTCGCAAAGGAGAATCGCCGATGTCCGCACCGCATCGGATCCGGCCCTGGCCGTATCCTGA
- the ugpE gene encoding sn-glycerol-3-phosphate ABC transporter permease UgpE, translating to MIENRKALDIFCHCVLTLGMLLVSFPLILMVLAATHRADVALPGPVSLVPDAYLWENLVRVMTRAEGGLTVPLSRTLFNSFVMAMVICVGKIVISVLSAFAIVYFRFPLRRTGFVLIFATLMLPVEVRIFPTVEVISRLDMINSYGGLTVPLIASATSTFLLRQFYLSLPVELAEAARVDGAGPMRFLFDIVLPLTRTTLASLFVVNFIYGWNQYLWPLLVSHDPAMSTAVIAIKGMLGEGAINWPLVMAGTLLTLLPPLAVVIGMQRWFVKGLVDSEK from the coding sequence ATGATCGAGAATCGCAAGGCTCTGGATATCTTCTGCCATTGCGTGCTGACGCTGGGCATGCTGCTGGTGTCGTTTCCGCTCATCCTGATGGTGCTGGCGGCCACTCATCGCGCCGATGTGGCCCTGCCGGGCCCCGTGTCGCTGGTTCCCGATGCCTACCTGTGGGAAAACCTCGTACGCGTCATGACACGGGCCGAGGGGGGGCTGACCGTTCCCCTGTCCCGCACGCTGTTCAACAGTTTTGTCATGGCCATGGTGATTTGCGTTGGCAAGATCGTCATTTCCGTACTGTCGGCGTTCGCCATCGTGTATTTCCGCTTCCCGCTGCGCCGTACCGGCTTCGTGCTGATTTTCGCGACGCTGATGCTGCCTGTCGAAGTGCGGATCTTTCCGACCGTGGAAGTGATCAGCCGACTGGACATGATCAATAGCTACGGCGGTTTGACCGTGCCGCTGATCGCATCGGCGACCTCGACGTTCCTGTTGCGGCAATTTTATCTGTCGCTGCCGGTGGAACTGGCCGAGGCCGCGAGAGTGGACGGGGCGGGGCCGATGCGTTTTCTGTTCGATATCGTGCTGCCGCTGACCCGGACCACCCTCGCTTCACTCTTCGTGGTGAATTTCATCTACGGGTGGAACCAGTATCTGTGGCCGCTTCTGGTCAGCCACGATCCGGCGATGTCGACCGCGGTGATCGCCATCAAGGGCATGCTGGGGGAGGGCGCCATCAACTGGCCGCTGGTGATGGCCGGCACACTCCTGACATTGCTGCCGCCGCTGGCCGTGGTGATCGGAATGCAGCGCTGGTTCGTCAAGGGGCTGGTGGACAGCGAGAAATGA
- a CDS encoding putative bifunctional diguanylate cyclase/phosphodiesterase, translating to MPQHTRIMIVEDELIVALDLKHNLENLGYKVGALCARAEDAIAKAREIRPDLVLMDINLGEGMMDGTDAAREIRRENNIPIIFLTAYSEEGVLRRAEDSMPYGYLLKPFELRELEATLRMALARRRAEEGMMRSEERLRLAIDTAGLGVWEWEVASRRFVAEGHFMSILGTVPTYFDEGRDAFLQMIHSADRDALSEALARDGQFSGEIRMFVTSGEMRWISLYARYFGEHRRIIGVISDISAIRQAEDRINHLAYHDALTGLGNRHLFQEKLDSEIERAERRQTRLGLLFIDLDGFKIINDSLGHDAGDCLLIEMARRLERVLRGSDVAVRIGGDEFVVIIPDLDRPEHCAVIANHLLGALSQPVALTDTPDPVSITASIGIAVYPDNARSSNELLKACDTAMYSAKAAGRNGYAWFSEEMASRAKQRLVLEQGLLQARHDHSLTLQYQPQIRLADGAMTGVEALARWTHPEIGVVEPDVFIPVAEETGLIEVLGAQLLEEACRQGAIWRASGLDLHLSVNVSVRQLTGSGFIDILDAALERSGFPAGRLELEITETAMLSLDKTRGTLESIRERGVTLSIDDFGTGFSCLSLLQHLPIERLKIDKSFIQGLPDNGSSLALTLAIVSIAHSLGLDIVAEGIETPMQQEQLGSLGCAHGQGFLFAPALPADAIPGFAASRPLR from the coding sequence ATGCCGCAACATACCCGCATCATGATCGTCGAGGACGAGCTGATCGTCGCGCTCGACCTCAAGCACAATCTGGAAAATCTCGGCTACAAGGTCGGAGCTTTGTGCGCCCGTGCGGAAGACGCCATCGCGAAAGCCCGTGAAATCCGTCCCGATCTGGTGCTGATGGACATCAACCTCGGGGAAGGCATGATGGACGGCACGGACGCGGCGCGCGAAATCCGCCGCGAGAACAACATTCCGATCATTTTTCTGACCGCGTACTCCGAGGAAGGCGTGCTGCGGCGAGCCGAAGACAGCATGCCTTACGGCTATCTGCTCAAGCCGTTCGAACTGCGCGAACTGGAAGCCACATTGCGCATGGCGCTGGCGCGGCGCAGAGCGGAGGAAGGCATGATGCGCAGCGAAGAGCGGCTGCGACTGGCCATCGACACGGCGGGTCTGGGGGTCTGGGAATGGGAGGTCGCATCGCGCCGATTCGTCGCCGAAGGCCACTTCATGAGCATCCTTGGCACGGTGCCGACCTACTTCGACGAAGGGCGGGACGCCTTCTTGCAAATGATACACAGCGCCGACCGCGACGCGCTGAGCGAAGCGCTGGCCAGGGACGGCCAATTCAGCGGCGAGATCCGAATGTTCGTAACTTCTGGAGAAATGCGCTGGATATCCCTGTACGCCCGCTATTTTGGCGAGCACCGCCGCATCATCGGGGTCATCAGCGACATCAGCGCCATCCGCCAGGCGGAAGACCGCATCAACCATCTGGCGTATCACGATGCCCTGACGGGACTCGGCAACCGGCACCTGTTCCAGGAAAAGCTGGACAGCGAGATCGAGCGGGCGGAACGGCGCCAGACCCGCCTTGGCCTGCTATTCATCGATCTTGACGGTTTCAAGATCATCAACGACTCGCTCGGCCACGACGCCGGGGACTGCCTGCTGATTGAAATGGCGCGGCGGCTCGAGCGCGTCCTGCGCGGCAGCGATGTCGCGGTGCGCATCGGCGGCGATGAGTTTGTCGTGATCATTCCCGACCTGGACAGGCCGGAGCATTGCGCGGTGATCGCCAACCACTTGCTTGGCGCGCTCAGCCAGCCGGTCGCCCTGACCGACACCCCCGATCCGGTCAGCATCACGGCCAGCATCGGCATCGCGGTGTATCCGGACAATGCGCGCAGCAGCAACGAGCTGCTCAAGGCGTGCGACACCGCCATGTATTCGGCCAAGGCGGCGGGCCGCAACGGGTACGCGTGGTTCTCGGAAGAGATGGCCTCGCGGGCAAAACAGCGTCTGGTGCTGGAACAGGGGCTTCTGCAGGCGCGGCACGATCATTCGCTGACATTGCAGTACCAACCGCAGATACGCCTGGCCGACGGCGCGATGACCGGAGTGGAAGCGCTGGCGCGCTGGACCCACCCTGAGATCGGCGTGGTCGAACCGGATGTCTTTATTCCGGTCGCCGAGGAAACCGGCCTGATCGAAGTGCTGGGCGCCCAGCTGCTCGAGGAAGCCTGCCGGCAAGGCGCGATCTGGCGGGCATCCGGTCTGGATCTGCATCTGTCGGTCAATGTGTCGGTGCGCCAACTGACCGGGAGCGGATTCATCGACATCCTCGATGCGGCGCTGGAGCGCAGCGGTTTTCCGGCGGGCCGGCTGGAGTTGGAAATCACCGAAACGGCCATGCTGTCGCTGGACAAGACGCGCGGCACGCTCGAAAGCATCCGCGAAAGGGGCGTGACCCTGTCCATCGACGACTTCGGCACCGGGTTCTCCTGCCTGAGCCTGCTGCAGCACTTGCCGATCGAACGGCTCAAGATCGACAAGTCCTTCATTCAGGGCCTGCCCGACAACGGCAGCTCCCTCGCGCTGACCCTGGCGATCGTGTCCATTGCCCACAGCCTGGGGCTGGACATTGTCGCCGAAGGCATCGAAACACCGATGCAGCAGGAGCAGCTGGGCTCGCTCGGCTGCGCGCACGGCCAGGGTTTTCTGTTCGCGCCCGCCCTCCCGGCGGACGCGATTCCCGGCTTCGCGGCGTCCCGTCCGCTCAGATGA
- the ugpB gene encoding sn-glycerol-3-phosphate ABC transporter substrate-binding protein UgpB gives MRSAVSPDSLRHIAGALVLASLAGAAHATTEIQFWHAMEGPLGDRVNAIAQDFNASQKDYKVVPVFKGNYDEVLSGAIAAFRSGNAPHIVQVFEVGTATMMQAGKAIKPVGQVMKDAGEPFDEKLFIPAVAGYYSDAKTGHLVSMPFNSSTPILYYNKDAFRKAGLNPEQPPRTWPELAQAAAKLKASGMSCGYTTGWQGWVLLENFSTWHDLPFASKDNGFGGAGAELRFNSPAHVRHIEFLAKMVKDGTFSYVGRKDEATPKFYSGECGIMTGSSGSQAAVRKNAKFAFGMGMMPYYPDMKGAPQNAIIGGASLWVMGGKSAAEYKGVARFLKRVAAPEVAAAWHQQTGYLPVTGAAFELTRKQGFYEKNPGADIAARQMMNKPPKSYTRGLRLGYMPQIRSVVDEELESVWSGKQQARPALDQAVARGNELLRRFEKTAN, from the coding sequence ATGCGTTCTGCCGTTTCTCCCGATTCGCTGCGCCATATCGCCGGCGCACTTGTTCTCGCATCGCTCGCCGGCGCTGCCCACGCCACGACGGAAATCCAGTTCTGGCACGCGATGGAAGGCCCGCTGGGCGACCGGGTCAACGCCATTGCCCAGGATTTCAACGCCTCCCAGAAGGATTACAAGGTCGTTCCGGTGTTCAAGGGCAACTACGATGAAGTGCTGTCGGGTGCCATTGCCGCGTTCCGCAGCGGCAATGCTCCGCATATTGTGCAGGTGTTCGAGGTGGGAACGGCGACCATGATGCAGGCCGGCAAAGCGATCAAGCCGGTCGGCCAGGTCATGAAGGACGCGGGAGAGCCGTTTGATGAAAAGCTCTTCATCCCGGCTGTGGCGGGTTACTACTCCGATGCGAAGACCGGCCATCTGGTCTCTATGCCGTTCAACAGCTCGACGCCCATCCTGTATTACAACAAGGATGCGTTCAGGAAAGCCGGCCTGAATCCCGAGCAGCCGCCCAGAACTTGGCCGGAGCTGGCCCAGGCCGCCGCGAAGCTCAAGGCATCCGGCATGAGTTGCGGTTACACGACCGGTTGGCAGGGCTGGGTTCTTCTGGAGAATTTCAGTACCTGGCATGACCTGCCGTTCGCCAGCAAGGACAATGGTTTTGGGGGGGCCGGCGCGGAGTTGCGCTTCAATAGCCCCGCCCATGTCCGGCACATCGAGTTTCTGGCGAAAATGGTCAAGGACGGTACGTTCAGCTATGTCGGCCGCAAGGACGAGGCCACGCCCAAGTTCTATTCCGGCGAGTGCGGCATCATGACCGGCAGTTCGGGCTCCCAGGCCGCCGTACGCAAGAATGCCAAGTTCGCTTTCGGCATGGGCATGATGCCCTATTACCCGGATATGAAGGGCGCGCCGCAAAACGCCATCATCGGCGGCGCCAGCCTGTGGGTGATGGGGGGCAAGAGCGCGGCCGAATACAAAGGGGTTGCGCGTTTTCTCAAACGGGTCGCCGCGCCTGAAGTCGCGGCCGCCTGGCATCAGCAGACCGGTTACCTGCCGGTGACCGGCGCCGCGTTCGAGCTGACACGCAAGCAGGGCTTCTACGAGAAAAACCCGGGCGCGGACATCGCGGCGCGGCAGATGATGAACAAGCCGCCCAAATCCTATACCCGGGGCCTGCGTCTTGGGTACATGCCGCAGATCCGCAGTGTGGTCGACGAGGAGCTCGAGAGCGTCTGGAGCGGCAAACAACAGGCCCGGCCGGCGCTTGACCAGGCCGTCGCGCGCGGTAACGAACTGCTGCGCCGTTTCGAAAAAACCGCCAACTGA
- the ugpQ gene encoding glycerophosphodiester phosphodiesterase, which translates to MSAPHRIRPWPYPEYLAHRGGGTLAPENTLAAFREGTRYGYRAAECDVKLSADGVSFLLHDDTVDRTSNGTGEAKALTMAQIARLDAGRWRGAAFAGEPMPTLASVAAHCLAQGMALNIEIKPCPGRETETGAAVAREAAALWQHAAMAPLLSSFSVEALRAARDEAPGLPRAMLFERVPDDWRAVLEELGAVAVHCDHRELDEARVREIKSAGYAVMCYTVNRREDAERLLAWGVDAICTDRIDQLGP; encoded by the coding sequence ATGTCCGCACCGCATCGGATCCGGCCCTGGCCGTATCCTGAGTACCTTGCCCACCGCGGCGGCGGCACGCTCGCCCCGGAAAACACCCTGGCCGCCTTCCGGGAGGGAACCCGTTACGGCTACCGCGCGGCCGAGTGCGATGTGAAACTGTCCGCGGACGGCGTGAGTTTTTTGCTGCACGACGATACCGTGGATCGGACCAGCAACGGCACCGGGGAAGCGAAAGCGCTGACCATGGCGCAGATCGCGCGGCTTGACGCGGGACGCTGGCGTGGCGCCGCTTTCGCCGGGGAACCGATGCCGACGCTCGCGAGCGTGGCCGCGCATTGCCTCGCGCAGGGCATGGCGCTCAATATCGAAATCAAACCCTGCCCCGGGCGGGAGACCGAAACCGGCGCCGCCGTGGCGCGCGAGGCGGCCGCGCTGTGGCAACACGCCGCCATGGCGCCGCTCCTGTCCTCCTTCTCTGTCGAGGCCCTGCGCGCGGCGCGTGATGAGGCGCCCGGATTGCCGCGCGCGATGCTGTTCGAGCGTGTGCCGGACGACTGGCGGGCCGTACTGGAAGAACTCGGCGCGGTTGCCGTGCATTGCGATCACCGGGAGCTCGACGAAGCGCGGGTTCGGGAGATCAAGAGCGCCGGCTATGCCGTGATGTGCTACACGGTCAACCGTCGGGAAGATGCCGAACGTCTTTTGGCATGGGGGGTGGACGCCATTTGCACGGACCGGATCGATCAGTTGGGGCCGTGA